One part of the Sesamum indicum cultivar Zhongzhi No. 13 linkage group LG14, S_indicum_v1.0, whole genome shotgun sequence genome encodes these proteins:
- the LOC105176883 gene encoding 9-cis-epoxycarotenoid dioxygenase NCED1, chloroplastic: MATSTSTTTSLVKPKLYAPSKGELGSCTNSFPLSQPNKLPPTIKCSLQAPTLHFPKQSTTTTYQTPSSTTIAAPQTSITKSNSPASPSKPQWNIIQKAAAMALEAIETALTAHELDHPLPKTADPRVQIAGNFSPVPEQPVKHKLPVTGKIPDSIQGVYVRNGANPLFEPVAGHHFFDGDGMIHAVQFKDGSASYACRFTETQRLIQERALGRPIFPKAIGELHGHSGIARLLLFYARGLFKLVDHGQGTGVANAGLVYFNNRLLAMSEDDLPYHVRVTPNGDLKTVERYNFNGQLKSTMIAHPKLDPVSGELFALSYDVIQKPYLKYFRFSRNGEKSADIEIPVSGPTMMHDFAITKKFVIVPDQQVVFKMSEMIRGGSPVVYDKNKLSRFGVLDKYAEDATKMKWVEVPDCFCFHLWNAWEEPETDEIVVVGSCMTPPDSIFNECDEGLKSILSEIRLNLKTGKSTRRPIMSDEDQVNLEAGMVNRNWLGRKTRYAYLAIAEPWPKVSGFAKVDLFTGEVNKFFYGEEKYGGEPLFLPTDPNSGAEDDGYILAFVHDEKAWKSELQIVNAKTMSLEASVKLPSRVPYGFHGTFISAKDLANQA; this comes from the coding sequence ATGGCCACTTCAACTTCTACTACAACTTCATTGGTTAAGCCCAAACTTTATGCTCCGTCAAAAGGTGAGCTGGGCTCTTGTACAAACTCATTCCCTTTGAGCCAGCCCAATAAACTACCACCAACCATAAAATGCTCTCTCCAAGCTCCCACACTTCATTTCCCCAAGCaatccaccaccaccacatATCAAACACCTTCTTCCACTACAATTGCCGCCCCACAAACTAGCATCACCAAGTCGAATTCCCCCGCTTCTCCATCCAAACCTCAATGGAACATCATTCAGAAGGCGGCGGCAATGGCCCTGGAGGCAATTGAGACTGCGTTGACGGCGCATGAGCTTGACCACCCTCTGCCGAAAACAGCTGACCCCAGAGTCCAAATTGCTGGGAACTTCTCTCCGGTGCCTGAGCAGCCTGTCAAGCACAAACTTCCTGTCACCGGAAAAATCCCGGATTCCATTCAAGGGGTGTATGTGAGGAATGGAGCGAATCCGCTCTTCGAGCCTGTCGCCGGCCACCACTTCTTCGACGGCGATGGCATGATTCATGCCGTGCAATTCAAAGACGGCTCAGCGAGCTATGCTTGTCGGTTCACGGAGACGCAAAGGCTCATCCAGGAACGGGCTTTAGGCCGGCCCATTTTCCCCAAAGCCATTGGCGAGCTACACGGCCATTCCGGCATAGCGAGATTGCTCCTTTTCTATGCTCGTGGGCTGTTCAAGCTGGTCGATCACGGCCAGGGCACTGGAGTGGCTAACGCCGGATTAGTGTATTTCAACAACCGGTTATTAGCCATGTCGGAGGATGACTTGCCTTACCACGTGCGAGTGACTCCCAACGGCGACTTGAAAACTGTAGAAAGATACAATTTCAACGGGCAGCTGAAGTCCACCATGATTGCTCACCCAAAGCTCGACCCGGTCTCCGGGGAGCTATTTGCCCTGAGCTACGATGTCATCCAGAAGCCTTACCTGAAATACTTCAGGTTTTCAAGAAACGGGGAGAAGTCAGCTGACATAGAAATCCCAGTTTCTGGACCAACAATGATGCATGATTTCGCCATCACCAAGAAGTTCGTCATCGTGCCTGATCAGCAAGTGGTGTTCAAGATGTCGGAAATGATCAGGGGAGGATCTCCGGTGGTGTATGACAAGAATAAACTCTCCAGGTTCGGGGTATTGGACAAGTACGCAGAGGATGCTACAAAGATGAAGTGGGTGGAAGTTCCTGATTGCTTCTGCTTCCACCTCTGGAATGCGTGGGAGGAGCCGGAGACTGACGAAATCGTGGTCGTCGGGTCATGTATGACTCCACCTGACTCCATTTTCAACGAATGCGACGAGGGACTGAAGAGCATTTTATCAGAAATCAGGCTCAATTTGAAGACGGGCAAGTCCACCAGAAGGCCCATCATGTCTGATGAAGATCAAGTCAATTTAGAGGCGGGGATGGTGAACAGAAACTGGCTCGGAAGGAAAACCCGATACGCATACTTGGCGATCGCAGAGCCGTGGCCTAAAGTCTCCGGTTTTGCTAAAGTTGATCTCTTCACAGGTGAAGTGAATAAATTCTTCTATGGGGAAGAGAAATACGGCGGGGAACCCCTGTTTCTGCCGACAGACCCCAACTCCGGAGCAGAAGACGATGGCTACATTCTGGCCTTCGTGCATGACGAGAAGGCCTGGAAATCAGAGCTGCAAATAGTTAATGCCAAGACTATGAGCCTGGAGGCTTCTGTCAAACTCCCTTCAAGAGTTCCATATGGCTTTCACGGCACATTCATCAGCGCCAAAGACTTGGCAAATCAGGCCTGA